GGAGTAAAATTCCCTTCACTCCCCACTCCGAACTCCGAACTCATAACTCCAAACTATTAAAGCCAAGTCATGATCCGTATCAACACCATCATCGACCAGATCCTATCCTATTGGCCTAAGGCTGATATCGATCTGATCCAGAAGGCCTATATCTTCTCAGCCCAGGTGCATGAGGGACAGAAGAGGCTTTCCGGGGAGGCCTATCTTTCTCATCCTTTGGAGGTGGCCTGGATATTGACCCAGATGAAGATGGATTTGGTCACCATCGCTGCCGGCCTCCTCCACGATACCATCGAAGACACCCTGGCGACACCGGAAATCATCGAGAAAAAGTTCGGTCCTGAGATCCTGCACATCGTCAATGGGGTGACCAAGATCAGCGCCATTCATTTCCAGAGCCAGGAAGAACGGCAGGCCGAAAATATCCGGAAAATGATCCTGGCCATGTCCGATGATATACGGGTCATTATGGTCAAGTTGGCCGACCGGGTACACAATATGCGGACCCTGGGTTTCCATCCTCCGGAAAAGCAGAGGGCCATTGCTCAGGAGACCCTGGATATCTATGCCCCCATTTCGGCCAGGCTGGGGATGCGTCGCATCCAGACCGAATTG
This genomic window from Deltaproteobacteria bacterium contains:
- a CDS encoding bifunctional (p)ppGpp synthetase/guanosine-3',5'-bis(diphosphate) 3'-pyrophosphohydrolase, with amino-acid sequence MIRINTIIDQILSYWPKADIDLIQKAYIFSAQVHEGQKRLSGEAYLSHPLEVAWILTQMKMDLVTIAAGLLHDTIEDTLATPEIIEKKFGPEILHIVNGVTKISAIHFQSQEERQAENIRKMILAMSDDIRVIMVKLADRVHNMRTLGFHPPEKQRAIAQETLDIYAPISARLGMRRIQTELEDLCLYYLEHEAYQTIKDGVAKKREERERYIREVKDLLQKKMDSVNLPCRVEGRPKHFYSIYQKMITQNLDISQLYDLIAFRVIVKEVAACYEALGHIHSLWKPIPGKFNDHISLPKANGYQSLHTKVIGPIGERIEIQIRTEEM